In Saccharothrix syringae, the following are encoded in one genomic region:
- a CDS encoding ABC transporter substrate-binding protein has protein sequence MRRLLVAAAAAALALSACSSGGGAGSDGNVTITFWDNNGGPAREPIYKELISRFEAANPTIKVEYVGIPSASVQQKYDTAIAGGETPDVGGVTTSYLAHLVGQQALAPLDDRINGGALKDKLLPSLVETVRQTAPDGKLYIVPSSANMDIIWYRTDWFEAAGLEPPKTWDEFTTAATRLTDAAANRYGYTIRGGAGSVFQLITEAYAYSGVDSFFKDGKSTLGDSANAELVDKIAKLYKKATPEADVNNSFTQMIAQFTGGSVAMMHHNLGSYSDVTKALGDKVAAIPLPVGPGGKRTVVPNPTDGFAVFNNSEHQDAAWKFAEFLTSAESNSYWNEKVGQIPANTDVRSAAWIDEAAHVKMALGVLEDPATVLVPAPVYLPQYSSITKADNEPQYQKVLLGELSAQDFLNTMAEQLTAAQKEWEDRK, from the coding sequence ATGAGGAGATTGCTGGTCGCCGCGGCCGCCGCCGCGCTGGCGCTGTCCGCCTGCTCGTCCGGGGGAGGTGCGGGCAGCGACGGGAACGTCACCATCACGTTCTGGGACAACAACGGCGGCCCCGCCCGCGAGCCGATCTACAAGGAGCTGATCTCGCGCTTCGAGGCCGCGAACCCGACCATCAAGGTCGAGTACGTCGGCATCCCCAGCGCGTCGGTGCAGCAGAAGTACGACACCGCCATCGCCGGCGGCGAGACGCCCGACGTGGGCGGCGTGACCACCTCCTACCTCGCGCACCTGGTCGGCCAGCAGGCGCTGGCGCCGCTCGACGACCGCATCAACGGCGGCGCGCTCAAGGACAAGCTGCTGCCCTCCCTGGTGGAGACCGTCCGCCAGACCGCGCCCGACGGCAAGCTCTACATCGTCCCGTCGTCGGCCAACATGGACATCATCTGGTACCGCACCGACTGGTTCGAGGCCGCGGGCCTGGAGCCGCCGAAGACCTGGGACGAGTTCACCACCGCCGCCACCAGGCTCACCGACGCGGCCGCGAACAGGTACGGCTACACCATCCGCGGCGGCGCCGGCTCGGTGTTCCAGCTCATCACCGAGGCGTACGCGTACTCCGGCGTGGACAGCTTCTTCAAGGACGGCAAGAGCACGCTGGGCGACAGCGCCAACGCCGAGCTGGTCGACAAGATCGCCAAGCTCTACAAGAAGGCCACCCCCGAGGCCGACGTCAACAACAGCTTCACCCAGATGATCGCGCAGTTCACCGGCGGCTCGGTCGCGATGATGCACCACAACCTCGGCTCCTACAGCGACGTGACCAAGGCGCTCGGCGACAAGGTCGCCGCGATCCCGCTGCCGGTCGGCCCCGGCGGCAAGCGGACCGTCGTGCCCAACCCGACCGACGGGTTCGCGGTGTTCAACAACAGCGAGCACCAGGACGCGGCGTGGAAGTTCGCCGAGTTCCTGACCTCCGCCGAGTCCAACAGCTACTGGAACGAGAAGGTCGGCCAGATCCCGGCCAACACTGACGTGCGCAGCGCGGCGTGGATCGACGAGGCCGCCCACGTGAAGATGGCGCTCGGCGTCCTGGAGGACCCGGCCACGGTCCTCGTGCCCGCCCCGGTCTACCTGCCGCAGTACTCGTCGATCACCAAGGCCGACAACGAGCCGCAGTACCAGAAGGTGCTGCTCGGCGAGCTGTCCGCGCAGGACTTCCTCAACACCATGGCCGAGCAGCTGACCGCGGCGCAGAAGGAGTGGGAGGACCGCAAATGA
- a CDS encoding enolase C-terminal domain-like protein, with product MIERVEVSVFTTTAWTAVDPHGHRHPSAEHEVREAVLEITDSDGVVGRVQAHPDQLRPAVLESIVKPVLLGADPWDRELLWRKMARKQRGSHGRFTDRALGYVDTALWDLVGKRAGLPVWKLIGGARSRVPAYASTMCGDEIPGGLSTPGDYAEFAKQLVERGYRAIKLHTWMPPVPGAPSVRADIAACEAVREAVGPSVALMLDANHWYSRTEALELGRALEDLDYYWFEEPMEEASISSYRWLSEQLSVPVIGPEVAWGKHLSRAEWVTSGACDILRAGPTDVGGISPTLKALHLAEAFNMDCEIHGDGSASLAVLGGTDNGRWYERGLLHPHHDFDRVPPHRLAIADPLDDEGFVTMPAAPGLGDEFDVEHIRQHTVERW from the coding sequence ATGATCGAGCGCGTCGAGGTGTCGGTGTTCACGACCACCGCGTGGACCGCGGTGGACCCGCACGGGCACCGGCACCCGAGCGCCGAGCACGAGGTCCGCGAGGCCGTGCTGGAGATCACCGACTCCGACGGCGTGGTGGGGCGCGTGCAGGCGCACCCGGACCAGTTGCGCCCGGCCGTGCTGGAGTCGATCGTCAAGCCCGTGCTGCTCGGCGCGGACCCGTGGGACCGGGAGCTGCTGTGGCGGAAGATGGCCCGCAAGCAGCGCGGGTCGCACGGCCGGTTCACCGACCGCGCCCTGGGCTACGTGGACACCGCGCTGTGGGACCTGGTGGGCAAGCGCGCCGGGCTGCCGGTGTGGAAGCTCATCGGCGGCGCGCGGTCCCGCGTCCCGGCCTACGCCAGCACGATGTGCGGTGACGAGATCCCCGGCGGGCTGTCCACGCCCGGCGACTACGCGGAGTTCGCCAAGCAGCTCGTCGAGCGCGGCTACCGGGCCATCAAGCTGCACACGTGGATGCCGCCGGTGCCCGGCGCGCCGAGCGTGCGGGCCGACATCGCCGCCTGCGAGGCGGTGCGCGAGGCGGTCGGCCCGTCGGTGGCGCTGATGCTCGACGCCAACCACTGGTACTCGCGCACCGAGGCGCTGGAGCTGGGGCGCGCGCTGGAGGACCTGGACTACTACTGGTTCGAGGAGCCGATGGAGGAGGCGTCGATCAGCTCCTACCGGTGGTTGTCCGAGCAGCTGTCCGTCCCGGTCATCGGCCCCGAGGTGGCGTGGGGCAAGCACCTCAGCCGCGCCGAGTGGGTGACCTCCGGGGCGTGCGACATCCTGCGCGCCGGCCCGACCGACGTGGGCGGCATCTCGCCGACGCTCAAGGCGCTGCACCTGGCCGAGGCGTTCAACATGGACTGCGAGATCCACGGCGACGGCTCGGCGAGCCTGGCCGTGCTCGGCGGCACCGACAACGGCCGCTGGTACGAGCGCGGCCTGCTGCACCCGCACCACGACTTCGACCGCGTGCCGCCCCACCGGCTCGCGATCGCCGACCCGCTCGACGACGAGGGGTTCGTGACCATGCCGGCGGCTCCCGGCCTCGGTGACGAGTTCGACGTCGAGCACATCCGCCAGCACACCGTCGAGAGGTGGTGA
- a CDS encoding pectate lyase family protein has product MSRTKSRALLAVTALAAAAAMAPTANAASFNLEGWATQCGGTTGGGSASRVTVTTASQFASAAQSSSASVILVSGTISLSSMTKVASNKTILGVGSGSGFTGQGLNVANASNVIIRNLNFSNWGDDAINVQYSTRVWIDHNSLRNGYDGAIDIKRASDCVTVSWNKISSHDKTMLLGHSDDNGGEDRGKLRVSYHHNWFDGTNQRHPRVRFGNPVHVYNNYYGGVTSYGVASTQEAGVLVEGNYFENTRDPFHRGEGDSDPANLVARNNHFVSSGSGDQGGSVKSIPYSYALDSASGVKSIVQGGAGVGRISVP; this is encoded by the coding sequence ATGTCTCGCACGAAGTCCCGTGCGCTGCTCGCCGTGACCGCGCTCGCCGCGGCCGCGGCCATGGCTCCCACGGCCAACGCCGCCTCGTTCAACCTGGAGGGCTGGGCCACCCAGTGCGGTGGCACCACCGGTGGGGGCAGCGCCTCCCGGGTGACCGTCACCACCGCCTCCCAGTTCGCCTCCGCCGCGCAGTCGTCCTCGGCCTCGGTGATCCTGGTGTCCGGCACCATCAGCCTGTCGAGCATGACCAAGGTCGCGTCCAACAAGACGATCCTCGGCGTCGGCTCCGGCTCCGGGTTCACCGGGCAGGGCCTGAACGTGGCCAACGCGTCGAACGTCATCATCCGGAACCTGAACTTCAGCAACTGGGGTGACGACGCGATCAACGTCCAGTACTCGACGCGGGTCTGGATCGACCACAACAGCCTGCGCAACGGCTACGACGGCGCGATCGACATCAAGCGCGCGTCCGACTGCGTGACCGTGTCCTGGAACAAGATCAGCAGCCACGACAAGACCATGCTGCTGGGCCACAGCGACGACAACGGCGGCGAGGACCGCGGCAAGCTGCGGGTCAGCTACCACCACAACTGGTTCGACGGCACGAACCAGCGGCACCCGCGGGTCCGGTTCGGCAACCCGGTGCACGTCTACAACAACTACTACGGCGGCGTGACCTCCTACGGCGTCGCTTCGACCCAGGAGGCGGGCGTCCTCGTCGAGGGCAACTACTTCGAGAACACCCGGGACCCGTTCCACCGCGGTGAGGGCGACTCGGACCCGGCGAACCTGGTGGCGCGCAACAACCACTTCGTCAGCTCGGGCTCGGGCGACCAGGGCGGCAGCGTCAAGTCCATCCCCTACTCCTACGCGCTGGACTCGGCGAGCGGCGTGAAGTCGATCGTGCAGGGCGGCGCGGGCGTGGGCAGGATCAGCGTTCCGTGA